The following proteins are encoded in a genomic region of Mycoplasma sp. NEAQ87857:
- a CDS encoding Mbov_0401 family ICE element transposase-like protein produces MLYQADIIVYYFDELEERFRTITRLIEHPEWKVFRRVKRKFITEKGVKYFNLTRYKVYDKELGKYRTFTYYHHEYLKELKTSKFSLELKDIAIKNYLSGNKITNLTSKNYPSKQLIYAWVNNETKSNPEIQFNNDKQWNFINNLCDYSNNVLSKHKYLYVEIDDAFFETQLNRASVSKRNRMLRFYLEKDPSTKRVKYKNELFFLEDSNTPSKVSINFLVNKINHIKDTLYNKGLKVVVKGDGAKWIQKLANSKGYIPVLDKFHFMKLAFETFGATKKKNKENSIFYEKEYFYNQTNLYQNIKQSINNNNINGFKQVLDFIKNDVIKKLETKLTNKVKKFLNYVKNNWNGIFNLVVAEVDVKSSSESFVNNSLKSLIHKRSSRYNIVSIVKKIMLLGPKDVGKYICW; encoded by the coding sequence ATGCTATATCAAGCTGATATTATTGTTTATTATTTTGATGAGTTAGAAGAAAGGTTTAGAACTATAACCAGGTTAATAGAACATCCTGAATGAAAGGTCTTTAGAAGAGTAAAAAGAAAGTTCATAACTGAAAAAGGAGTGAAATATTTTAATCTTACTAGATATAAAGTTTATGATAAAGAGTTAGGTAAATATAGAACTTTTACTTATTATCATCACGAATATTTAAAAGAACTAAAAACTTCTAAATTCTCTTTAGAATTAAAAGATATAGCTATTAAGAACTATCTTTCAGGGAATAAGATTACTAATTTAACTTCTAAAAATTACCCTTCTAAGCAATTGATATATGCTTGAGTTAATAATGAAACTAAGTCAAATCCTGAAATTCAATTTAATAATGATAAACAATGAAACTTTATTAACAATCTTTGTGATTATTCTAATAATGTTTTATCTAAGCATAAGTATCTTTATGTTGAAATTGATGATGCTTTCTTTGAAACACAATTAAATCGTGCTAGTGTTTCTAAACGTAATAGGATGCTTAGATTTTACTTAGAAAAAGATCCAAGTACTAAGCGAGTAAAATATAAAAATGAGTTATTTTTCTTAGAAGATTCTAATACACCTAGCAAAGTTTCAATTAATTTTTTAGTTAATAAAATCAACCATATAAAAGATACACTTTATAACAAAGGTTTAAAAGTTGTAGTAAAAGGTGATGGAGCTAAATGGATTCAAAAATTAGCTAATTCAAAAGGTTATATTCCTGTTTTAGACAAGTTTCATTTTATGAAGCTTGCTTTTGAAACTTTTGGAGCAACAAAGAAAAAGAATAAAGAAAATAGCATTTTCTATGAAAAAGAGTATTTTTATAATCAAACTAATCTTTATCAAAATATTAAACAATCTATCAATAATAACAATATTAATGGCTTCAAACAAGTTTTAGATTTTATTAAAAATGATGTGATTAAGAAACTTGAAACTAAATTAACAAATAAAGTTAAGAAGTTTTTAAATTATGTTAAGAACAACTGAAATGGTATTTTTAATCTTGTTGTAGCTGAAGTAGATGTTAAATCTTCATCTGAAAGTTTTGTTAATAATTCGCTGAAAAGTTTAATTCATAAACGAAGTTCTAGATATAACATAGTCTCTATTGTTAAAAAGATTATGTTGTTAGGACCTAAAGATGTAGGTAAATATATATGTTGATAA
- the cas1 gene encoding type II CRISPR-associated endonuclease Cas1, which produces MPKKIVEISDSTYVSLFLNSLVVIKEGNKITIPINDIECLLFTNYQTTLSIPLINKLANNNTNIIICNSKYEPNAIISKINGYYDNKVFINQINWGNEFKGTMWKEIIKLKIINSTKLLHHLKLINDKDIDKLTSYWSSVKDYDITNREGHAAKLYFKNLFGDKFKRDDEKELKNKFLNYGYIVLMSFVARSIIKKGLDNRIGLFHKSYSNNFALACDLMEPFRCIVDQLVYQQFYLNEFCDFAEYKQEVYLMFLKNIIVNQKQIKLVDYIETIIQKLINNESIKDLYIEFN; this is translated from the coding sequence ATGCCTAAAAAAATAGTCGAAATATCAGATAGTACTTATGTCTCATTATTTTTGAATTCCTTAGTAGTTATTAAAGAAGGAAATAAAATCACAATTCCAATTAATGATATTGAGTGTCTTTTATTTACTAATTATCAAACAACATTATCAATTCCTTTGATCAATAAACTAGCTAATAATAATACAAATATTATTATTTGTAACTCTAAATATGAACCAAATGCCATTATTAGTAAAATAAATGGATATTATGATAATAAAGTTTTTATTAATCAAATTAATTGAGGCAATGAATTTAAAGGGACAATGTGAAAAGAAATCATTAAGTTAAAAATCATTAACTCAACTAAATTATTACATCATTTAAAACTTATTAATGATAAAGATATCGATAAACTAACTTCTTATTGATCAAGCGTGAAAGATTATGACATCACTAATAGAGAAGGTCATGCAGCAAAATTATATTTTAAAAATTTGTTTGGTGATAAGTTTAAAAGAGATGATGAAAAAGAGTTGAAAAACAAATTTCTAAATTATGGTTATATAGTGCTTATGAGTTTTGTAGCTAGAAGCATTATCAAAAAGGGTTTAGATAATAGAATTGGATTATTTCATAAAAGTTATAGCAATAATTTTGCTTTAGCGTGTGACTTAATGGAACCATTTAGATGTATTGTTGATCAACTTGTTTATCAACAATTTTATTTAAATGAATTTTGTGATTTTGCAGAATATAAGCAAGAAGTTTATTTAATGTTTTTGAAAAATATCATCGTCAATCAGAAACAAATTAAATTAGTTGATTATATTGAAACTATAATTCAAAAATTAATCAATAATGAATCTATAAAAGATTTATACATTGAGTTTAACTAA
- the cas2 gene encoding CRISPR-associated endonuclease Cas2: MRIIVMYDISTDDDNVKNYTKFRNNLLSLGYCMMQYSIYVKCIGSSSMFVNEKNKLKRIIPNISNIRVLLITEKQYQEIEFLSGEKSMNEYYNGEEKYIKL; this comes from the coding sequence ATGAGAATTATAGTAATGTATGATATATCTACTGATGATGACAATGTCAAAAACTACACTAAATTCAGAAACAATTTATTATCTTTAGGATATTGTATGATGCAATATTCCATATATGTTAAATGCATTGGTAGTTCAAGTATGTTTGTAAACGAAAAGAATAAGTTAAAACGAATTATTCCAAATATATCCAATATTAGAGTTTTATTAATAACAGAAAAACAATATCAAGAAATAGAATTTTTAAGTGGTGAAAAATCAATGAATGAATATTATAATGGAGAGGAGAAATACATTAAACTATAA
- a CDS encoding IS1634 family transposase, with translation MKKEKWIIVRSKRKDTYYITAAISNGHARGYKRSIGLGNLEKLEKSTKDPINLLKEACVSWDPEWPKDKILQEVNKVLKNSVVESKVVNYGHQVLFNTIDDLDIFEKTKETRSKELIKILKFIISTRILKQQSLIKTFESIPDYEIEFDSKKTTFYNSLDYLSDNKTTILKNINNSLISKNLRSVDVMWFDSSTVYFETFTSLGLKHPGYSKDGKFKEDQIVVGLITDENGIPIHYKLFKGNTADPNTFIPFINEIKKIYNVRMVTIIADRGMSTNKNIRFLEQNNIDFIISYRLKIATKRTKLFAQDPEGYVDLDNFKFKEETYESLWQKKRPNGRTRRRIITYSEKRAKKDKQDRQILIDNFNKKAKNGIVAQADLLAGKKYKFFKEIENGKTTSYKLDYEKIERDKKFDGLYAYETSRHDLTVQDVVDLYAKQWQVEENFRTLKNALRIRPVYVRSDKHIEGYFLLCFISLVLMRYLLTLVNKNLEPVLGVKNERFTNTRLIKAILSANKYVEVINSKIITEKLIENKDNMQYLNDFAIIKKILETQKP, from the coding sequence ATGAAAAAAGAAAAGTGAATTATTGTTAGAAGTAAAAGAAAAGACACATACTACATCACAGCAGCTATCTCAAATGGTCATGCTAGAGGTTATAAGAGAAGTATTGGTTTGGGGAATTTAGAAAAATTAGAAAAATCTACAAAAGACCCAATTAATCTCTTAAAAGAAGCTTGTGTTAGTTGAGATCCTGAATGACCTAAAGACAAAATTTTGCAAGAAGTAAATAAAGTTCTTAAAAATTCAGTTGTTGAATCAAAAGTTGTTAATTATGGTCATCAAGTTTTATTTAACACAATTGATGACTTGGATATTTTTGAGAAGACAAAAGAAACAAGATCAAAAGAATTAATAAAAATATTGAAATTTATAATTTCAACACGTATCCTAAAACAACAAAGTCTTATTAAAACTTTTGAAAGTATTCCTGATTATGAAATTGAATTTGATTCAAAAAAGACTACATTTTACAACTCTTTAGATTATCTTTCAGATAATAAAACAACTATTTTAAAAAACATCAATAATTCGTTAATTTCTAAAAACCTAAGATCTGTTGATGTAATGTGATTTGATTCATCAACTGTATATTTTGAGACTTTTACAAGTTTAGGACTTAAACATCCAGGATATTCAAAAGATGGAAAATTCAAAGAAGATCAAATTGTAGTAGGTTTAATCACTGATGAAAATGGTATTCCAATCCATTACAAATTATTTAAAGGTAATACAGCTGATCCAAATACTTTCATTCCATTTATCAATGAAATCAAGAAAATTTACAATGTTAGAATGGTTACAATAATTGCTGATAGAGGAATGAGTACTAATAAAAACATTAGATTTCTAGAACAAAATAATATAGATTTTATAATCTCTTACAGATTAAAAATCGCTACTAAAAGAACTAAATTATTCGCTCAAGATCCTGAAGGATATGTTGATTTAGATAATTTTAAATTTAAAGAAGAAACTTATGAATCGCTATGACAGAAAAAACGTCCAAACGGAAGAACTAGACGTAGAATAATAACTTATAGTGAAAAACGTGCTAAAAAAGATAAACAAGATAGACAAATTCTTATTGATAATTTCAATAAAAAAGCTAAAAATGGTATTGTTGCTCAAGCTGATTTGCTTGCTGGTAAAAAATACAAATTCTTTAAAGAAATTGAAAATGGTAAAACAACTTCATACAAGTTAGATTATGAAAAAATCGAGAGAGATAAAAAGTTTGATGGTTTATACGCTTACGAAACATCAAGACACGATCTTACAGTTCAAGATGTTGTTGATTTATATGCAAAACAATGACAAGTTGAAGAAAACTTTAGAACATTAAAAAACGCTTTAAGAATCAGACCTGTGTATGTGCGAAGTGACAAACACATTGAAGGATATTTTCTTTTATGCTTTATATCATTGGTTCTTATGAGATATTTACTAACTTTAGTAAATAAAAACTTAGAACCTGTATTAGGTGTTAAAAACGAAAGATTTACTAACACAAGATTAATAAAAGCAATTTTAAGTGCTAATAAATATGTTGAAGTGATAAATTCAAAAATTATCACTGAAAAATTAATAGAAAATAAAGATAATATGCAATATTTAAATGATTTTGCTATTATCAAAAAGATATTAGAAACTCAAAAACCTTAA